A region from the Candidatus Tenderia electrophaga genome encodes:
- a CDS encoding cation:proton antiporter: MIRRLLPHPLLILILTMVWALLANSFSFGNLVLGLLLGWTIPLFTANFWPERVNIRHPLTLLRFIATVLMDIILANFIVAGLILRGPKRLKPAFMRLPLDLQSDLAISLLSNTICLTPGTVSAELSADRRYLLVHALNTDDADALLRTIKQRYEAPLKEVFES; this comes from the coding sequence ATGATCAGACGACTGCTCCCGCACCCCCTGCTGATTCTGATCCTGACGATGGTCTGGGCACTGCTGGCCAATAGCTTTTCCTTCGGCAATCTTGTTCTCGGTTTACTGCTGGGCTGGACCATTCCCCTGTTCACTGCGAACTTCTGGCCCGAGCGCGTGAATATCCGCCACCCGCTGACACTGCTGCGCTTTATTGCCACGGTGTTGATGGACATTATCCTTGCCAACTTTATTGTCGCCGGTCTGATCCTGCGGGGCCCGAAGCGACTCAAGCCTGCCTTTATGCGCCTGCCCCTGGATCTGCAATCGGATCTCGCCATCAGTCTACTTTCCAACACCATCTGCCTGACACCGGGCACGGTCTCAGCGGAACTTTCCGCCGATCGCCGCTACCTGCTGGTACACGCGCTCAATACCGATGACGCCGATGCCCTGCTGCGGACCATCAAGCAACGCTATGAAGCACCGCTGAAGGAGGTTTTTGAATCATGA
- a CDS encoding cation:proton antiporter, whose product MIHTALIIAFTLVGIAVIFAFWRLLRGPSAPDRILALDTLYVNTIALLVLFGIYLGNNIYFEAALLIALMGFVGTVALCKYLLRGDIIE is encoded by the coding sequence ATGATCCATACCGCCTTAATCATCGCCTTCACTCTGGTGGGCATTGCCGTGATCTTCGCCTTCTGGCGGCTGTTGCGCGGCCCCAGCGCCCCGGATCGCATCCTCGCGCTGGACACGCTGTATGTGAACACCATTGCACTGCTGGTGTTATTCGGCATTTATCTTGGCAACAACATTTACTTCGAAGCCGCCTTGTTGATCGCGCTCATGGGTTTTGTCGGCACCGTGGCACTCTGCAAATACCTGTTGCGCGG